From Thalassovita sp.:
GCTCAGGATGTTTTTGGTCTGCTCAGTGAAAGGCACGTGCAGGGTGATGAAATCGGCACGTGCCAGCAGCTCGTCCAGCTCGACCTTTTCGACCTGCATGTCGCGGGCCTTTTCCTCGCTGAGGAAGGGGTCATAGGCGGCGACCTTCATCTTCAGGCCACGGGCCCGGTCGCAGACGATGCCACCGATGTTGCCTGCGCCGATGACGCCCAGGGTCTTGCCGGTCAGCTCAACGCCCATAAACTTCGACTTTTCCCACTTGCCCGCGTGGGTCGAGGCCGAGGCTTCGGGCAGCTGGCGGGCGACGGCGAACATCATCGCGATGGCGTGTTCAGCGGTGGTGATCATGTTGCCGAAAGGGGTGTTCATGACGATCACACCCTTTTTCGACGCCGCTTCTTTATCCACGTTGTCGGTGCCGATACCGGCGCGGCCCACGACCTTGAGGTTGGTGGCAGCGTTCAGGATGGTTGGGGTGACTTTGGTGGCCGAGCGGATCGCCAGACCGTCATACTGACCGATGATCTCGGCCAGTTTCTCTTTGTCCTTACCCACGTCGGGCAGGAAATCCACATCAATGCCGCGGTCACGGAAGATCTGAACTGCGGTTTCGCTGAGTTTATCGGAGACGAGTACTTTGGGAGCCATTTTGAGCGTCCTTTATGCCGGGTGACCCAATTGGATGCGGGTCAGAAATAGGGGAAGGGGCCCGGCCTGTGGCCGGGCTCAGATAGATTTAGCCTTGTGCGGCGATCTCGGCCTCGAAGGCCCATTCCAGCCAGGGCAGCATCGCGGCGATGTCAGCGGTTTCCACCGTGCCACCACACCAGATGCGCAGACCGGCCGGCGCGTCGCGATAGGCGCCAATGTCCAGCGCGATGTTTTCCGCTTCCAGACGTTTGGCCACAGCCTTGGCGAAGGCGGCGCCGTCCTGAATGCGCGCATCGTCGAACTTCAGGCAGACCGAGGTGTTGGAACGGGTCGCTTCATCTTCGGCCAGGTTGGCGATCCACGGACGGGCGTCGCAGAAGTCAAATACGGCTTGCGCGTTGGCGTCGGCGCGGTCCTTCAGACCCTGCAGGCCACCCACGTCACGGGCCCAGTCCAGTGCAACCAGATAATCCTCAACCGCCAGCATCGACGGCGTGTTGATAGTTGCGCCCGAGAAGATGCCATCAATCAGCTTGCCACCTTTGGTCAGGCGGAAGATTTTCGGCAGTGGCCATGCCGGGGTGTAGCTTTCCAGACGTTCCACCGCACGCGGGCTCAGCACCAGAATGCCATGCGCCGCTTCGCCGCCCAGCACCTTCTGCCAGGAGAAGGTGGTCACATCCAGTTTGTCCCACGGCAGGTCCATCGCAAACGCGGCCGAGGTGGCATCGCAAATAGTCAGACCGTCGCGGTCATCCGCGATCCAGTCCGCATTCGGGACACGTACGCCCGAGGTGGTGCCGTTCCAGGTAAAGACAACATCGTTGTTCTTGGTATCAACGGTCGCCAGATCCACGATCTGGCCGTAGTCGGCGGTTTTCACCTCGGCGTCGATTTTCAGCTGTTTGACCACATCGGTCACCCAACCCGCGCCAAAGCTTTCCCAAGCCAGCATTTCCACGCCACGGGCACCCAAGAGGTTCCACAGGGCCATTTCAACCGCGCCGGTGTCCGATGCGGGAACGATGCCGATTTTGTAGTCTGCGGGGATGCCCAGAATCTCGCGGGTGCCTTCGATGGCATCTTTCAGCTTGGTCTTGCCAACAGCTGCGCGGTGCGAACGGCCCAGGGCGGCGTCCGACAGTTTATCCAGCGAGAATGTGGGGATTTTGGCACAGGGGCCCGAAGAAAAACGCGGATTGGCCGGCCGCGTGGCCGGAGCGTGAGTAGCCATTACTGCTATCCTTCCAGATAAATGCCTCTCGTTGGGGAGAGGTGTCCCACGGACCGAGATAGAGCGCTGCACCGCGGCGAGCAACCGGGAAAATGATCCAAAAGCGGCATTTTGCTGAGTCGTTGCGACGGAAATGTCTACGATCGGAAACTTCGGTTTCTTGCCCATGGAACCAGTGCTGTGATGCTGGAAATCATGCGGCACATGGGCTAAGCGGCCTGTAACACGGCCTTACCTTCAGGATTCTGACCCATGTTCATTGCCACCCTGCTGACCAACCCTGCCAAAACCAAACTGGACCCTGCGCTGGTCGAAAACCTGCGCAATGCCTGGGGTGGCGGCGATGCGGTCTGGCTGTCGGCGGATGAGGCGGCAGAATTCACCTTGGCCGAACAGCCCGGCAATCAGTGGGACGTCTGGCAGGACCTGCAGGATCTGGGCGTAGATCTGATCGTGCAGCCGCTTGCGGGGCGTCGCAAAAAGATGCTGCTGGCGGATATGGACAGCACCATGATCCAGCAGGAATGCATCGATGAACTGGCCGCAGAGGCTGGCATCGGGGAACGTGTGGCCGAAATCACCGCACGGGCGATGAACGGTGAGCTGGATTTTGAAGGCGCCCTGCTGGAGCGTGTTGGCCTGCTGAAAGGTCTGCCCGAAGCGATCATCGAAAAGGTGCTGGCCGAGCGCATCACCTTCATGCCCGGTGGCAAGGCGCTTTTGGCGACGATGAAGGCCAACGGCGGCTACGCGGCGCTGGTTTCGGGCGGGTTCACGGCCTTCACCGCCAAGGTTGCGGCGGAACTGGGCTTTGACGAAAACCACGCCAACACTTTGATCGTTGAGGATGGCGCGCTGAACGGTGATGTGGGCCGTCCAATTCTGGGCAAACAGGCCAAAGTGGACCAGCTGGAACGTATCACCGCCAAGCTGGGCCTGAGCGAGGCGGATGTGATCGCCGTTGGCGACGGGGCCAATGATCTGGGCATGTTGGGTCGGGCGGGCAGCGGTGTGGCGCTGCATGCAAAACCTTCGGTCGCGGCGCAATGTGATATCCGGATCAATCATGGTGACTTGACGGCGCTCTTGTTTCTGCAAGGGTACGCCCGCGCTGATTTCGCAGCCTGACCTGACCACTCTGACATAGATCGAGACCTCCATGTTTTTTGAATTCAGTGCCGAGGTGCTGGCAATCCTGCTGGCGGCCGCTTTTGCTGCGGGGTTTGTCGATGCCATTGCAGGCGGCGGCGGGTTGATCACGCTACCGGTGCTGATGCTCTCGGGCGTGCCGCCGGTGCAGGCGCTGGCCACCAATAAGATCCAAGGCATGTTTGGCGCTGGCACAGCCGCGTTTTCCTATGCCCGCAGCGGCCATGTAGATCCCAAGGCGCAGGCGCCCGCGGCACTGCTGGCAGCAGCAGCCTCCTTTGGGGGGGCGTTGCTGGTCACCGTGCTGCCAACCGAATGGATCCGGCTGATCCTGCCGGTTCTGCTGATCGGCATTGCGCTGTTCTTTGCGCTGCGCCCCGGTCTGGATGACAGTGATCGCACCCGACGCCTGTCACCTTTGGTCTTTACCCTGACAGCGGTGCCGCTGGTGGCGGGCTACGACGGGTTGCTGGGGCCGGGGGCAGGCAGTTTCTACATGCTGTCCTTTGTGCTGCTGTCGGGCTACGGCATTTTGAAAGCGACGGCGCATACCAAACTGCTGAACTTTGCCTCAAACGTGGGCGGGCTGTTGG
This genomic window contains:
- a CDS encoding phosphoserine transaminase yields the protein MATHAPATRPANPRFSSGPCAKIPTFSLDKLSDAALGRSHRAAVGKTKLKDAIEGTREILGIPADYKIGIVPASDTGAVEMALWNLLGARGVEMLAWESFGAGWVTDVVKQLKIDAEVKTADYGQIVDLATVDTKNNDVVFTWNGTTSGVRVPNADWIADDRDGLTICDATSAAFAMDLPWDKLDVTTFSWQKVLGGEAAHGILVLSPRAVERLESYTPAWPLPKIFRLTKGGKLIDGIFSGATINTPSMLAVEDYLVALDWARDVGGLQGLKDRADANAQAVFDFCDARPWIANLAEDEATRSNTSVCLKFDDARIQDGAAFAKAVAKRLEAENIALDIGAYRDAPAGLRIWCGGTVETADIAAMLPWLEWAFEAEIAAQG
- the serB gene encoding phosphoserine phosphatase SerB — its product is MFIATLLTNPAKTKLDPALVENLRNAWGGGDAVWLSADEAAEFTLAEQPGNQWDVWQDLQDLGVDLIVQPLAGRRKKMLLADMDSTMIQQECIDELAAEAGIGERVAEITARAMNGELDFEGALLERVGLLKGLPEAIIEKVLAERITFMPGGKALLATMKANGGYAALVSGGFTAFTAKVAAELGFDENHANTLIVEDGALNGDVGRPILGKQAKVDQLERITAKLGLSEADVIAVGDGANDLGMLGRAGSGVALHAKPSVAAQCDIRINHGDLTALLFLQGYARADFAA
- a CDS encoding TSUP family transporter, with the translated sequence MFFEFSAEVLAILLAAAFAAGFVDAIAGGGGLITLPVLMLSGVPPVQALATNKIQGMFGAGTAAFSYARSGHVDPKAQAPAALLAAAASFGGALLVTVLPTEWIRLILPVLLIGIALFFALRPGLDDSDRTRRLSPLVFTLTAVPLVAGYDGLLGPGAGSFYMLSFVLLSGYGILKATAHTKLLNFASNVGGLLAFALVAQPLWLLGLAMGVVQIAGARLGAKMALKQGAKVIKPLLVITSLSLAAKLLWEMV